The following are from one region of the Coffea eugenioides isolate CCC68of chromosome 2, Ceug_1.0, whole genome shotgun sequence genome:
- the LOC113760135 gene encoding uncharacterized protein LOC113760135, whose amino-acid sequence MRQNHLGRNPPEIPGRRDKRNSNLYCAYHRDVGHETEDCNDLKREIENLIRQGYLKQFVRKDRGFNRSVSHRENRGPRREDRRDTNMHCRDPEDRRKDKQPPRDGSPGYGPNIAGVINTIAGGPTGGDSQNSRKRTFRQAEMEVAEPCSRLSEVITYGPTDPVPAASSNHEALVIEVLTNNYIVKKVYVDPGSSVDVLYYRTFESLKLTREQLTPVRTPLVGFGGHVVHPEGMVSLMVTIGRHPRCRTIPINFAVVKADSPYNMLIGRPTLNALRAVYSTYHLSFKFSTPEGVAEVSSDVGTARECYLATIQAAVTPRPSPRSEEKRPAVLSIDCIDPQKAGEPNRLEPGDEVEQVVLDKAKPDQVVQVGAGLPSPLKEEMISLIKDHRDVFAWSADEVVGVPPELMIHQLNVNPQARPVRQKRRHFGPERSKAISDEVDKLLPAKMIHEIQYPTWLSNPVMVKKDAGGWRICVDFTDLNKACPKDCYPLPRIDALVDSAMGHEILCFLDAFKGYHQIGMSEEDQEKTAFYTDHGVYCYSTMPFGLKNAGATYQRLINRLFKNQIGRNVEAYVDDILVKSLATSSFLSDVREVFGVLRDSRMKLNPKKCVFGVTSGKFLGYLVSHRGIEANPDKVKAIQDMSPPRNLREVQRLNGRLAALNRFLSQSAEKALPFFKYLHHLPTLASPRPEEKLYLYLSAADEAVSAVLIRDEGTQVPVYYVSRALRGPETRYTQVEKLVLGLVHAARRLKPYFLAHPISVRTDQPLRQILVRPEASGRLTKWAVELGEYDLSYEPRTAIKAQALADFLAELTFTEGRESTSAIAEVSTSHLWTLYVDGSSNGDGSGAGLLLEGPQGEVCSYALRFGFSATNNEAEYEALIAGLQLARRLGAQQIHVRSDSQLVVCQVLGEYEAKDETMQRYLSKVHQLIAYFESFEVQRIPRSQNRRADALSRLASTSFSDLNKTVLVEVLSEPAYMEEVACPVNTGETWMSSFILFLGQGVLPEDRAEARKIQRKVARYALRDGELYKRSYLGPWLKCVTPEAGRQILHEIHEGLCGAHVGHRMLARKALLLGYFWPSVRQDAQNLVLSCPSCQIIISDNGRQFAENPFKTWCENLGIKQHFTSVGHPQANGQAENFNRTLLHGLKTRLHRAGSSWVEELPSVLWSYRTTPRSSTQETPFSLTYGAEAVIPAEILTPSPRLTAYVAEVNGEERQLDLDLIDERRDTASARVATYKNNLAHYYNARVKHRRFRPGDLVLRKNSVSRAEPQGKLGPKWEGPYRVVKSSLSGYCKLSYRDGSLVPRTWHAENLRLYYV is encoded by the exons ATGAGGCAGAATCACCTCGGCCGAAATCCTCCTGAAATTCCAGGGAGGAGGGATAAGAGGAACTCGAACCTCTATTGTGCCTACCACCGGGATGTTGGGCACGAAACTGAAGACTGCAATGACCTGAAGCGAGAGATCGAGAATTTGATCCGACAAGGATACCTGAAGCAATTTGTCCGCAAGGATAGAGGCTTCAACCGAAGCGTCTCCCACCGGGAGAACCGGGGCCCCCGCCGAGAGGACAGGCGGGACACGAACATGCATTGCCGAGATCCAGAGGATCGTAGGAAGGACAAGCAGCCTCCACGCGACGGATCACCGGGCTACGGCCCCAACATCGCCGGAGTAATCAACACGATCGCGGGTGGACCAACGGGAGGAGACAGCCAGAACTCCCGAAAGCGGACCTTCCGCCAGGCCGAGATGGAGGTGGCCGAGCCATGCTCTCGGTTGTCCGAGGTCATCACCTATGGTCCCACTGACCCCGTCCCCGCCGCTTCCAGCAACCACGAAGCCCTCGTGATCGAGGTCCTCACCAACAATTACATAGTCAAAAAGGTCTATGTGGACCCCGGAAGCTCGGTAGACGTATTGTACTACCGAACCTTcgaaagtttgaaactgaccaGGGAGCAGCTCACTCCGGTCAGGACCCCCCTCGTTGGATTCGGGGGACACGTGGTCCACCCTGAGGGTATGGTGTCCCTGATGGTGACCATCGGGCGTCACCCCCGCTGTCGGACTATACCCATCAACTTCGCAGTGGTCAAGGCGGATTCCCCCTATAATATGTTGATAGGGCGACCCACACTCAACGCTTTGAGGGCCGTATACTCCACCTACCACTTGAGCTTTAAATTCTCAACACCTGagggggtggccgaggtgagcagCGATGTGGGCACCGCCCGAGAATGCTACCTCGCCACCATTCAAGCAGCAGTCACACCCCGGCCCTCGCCGAGGTCAGAAGAGAAGAGGCCGGCGGTCCTCTCCATAGACTGCATCGACCCTCAGAAGGCAGGAGAGCCCAACAGGCTTGAACCCGGGGATGAGGTGGAACAAGTGGTCTTAGATAAAGCGAAACCTGACCAAGTGGTCCAAGTAGGGGCCGGACTCCCCTCACCCCTGAAAGAAGAGATGATCTCCCTGATCAAGGACCACCGAGACGTCTTCGCGTGGTCCGCAGATGAAGTGGTCGGAGTGCCACCTGAGCTCATGATTCATCAACTCAACGTTAATCCACAGGCCCGACCTGTGCGGCAGAAACGAAGGCACTTCGGCCCCGAACGTAGCAAGGCCATATCGGATGAGGTCGACAAGCTCTTGCCCGCCAAGATGATCCATGAGATCCAGTACCCCACCTGGCTATCCAATCCTGTTATGGTCAAAAAGGATGCCGGTGGATGGAGGATCTGCGTCGACTTCACCGACCTTAACAAGgcctgccccaaagattgctacCCCCTGCCGAGAATAGACGCCCTCGTCGACTCGGCAATGGGGCATGAGATCCTCTGCTTCCTAGATGCCTTCAAAGGCTACCACCAGATAGGAATGAGTGAGGAGGACCAAGAGAAGACAGCATTCTACACCGACCACGGTGTCTACTGCTATTCTACCATGCCCTTCGGCTTAAAAAACGCTGGGGCAACCTATCAAAGGTTGATCAACCGCCTCTTCAAAAATCAAATCGGCCGAAATGTGGAAGCCTATGTGGATGACATCCTCGTCAAAAGTCTCGCCACTTCATCCTTCCTGTCAGATGTGAGGGAAGTCTTTGGTGTCCTGCGAGACTCGAGGATGAAGTTGAATCCCAAGAAGTGCGTCTTCGGCGTCACCTCAGGAAAGTTCTTGGGGTATCTGGTTTCCCACCGGGGAATCGAGGCCAACCCCGACAAGGTCAAGGCCATTCAGGACATGTCCCCACCTCGGAACCTCCGGGAAGTCCAACGGCTGAATGGACGCCTGGCCGCGCTGAATCGCTTCCTATCCCAATCAGCTGAGAAAGCCCTGCCCTTCTTCAAG TACCTGCACCACCTACCCACCCTCGCTTCACCTCGGCCCGAGGAGAagctctacctctacctctccGCAGCGGATGAGGCTGTCAGCGCCGTGCTCATCCGGGATGAGGGCACTCAAGTGCCAGTCTACTATGTTAGCCGAGCTCTCCGTGGGCCGGAGACTCGATACACTCAAGTGGAGAAACTTGTGCTAGGACTAGTCCACGCCGCCCGGCGACTAAAGCCCTATTTCCTAGCTCATCCCATCTCCGTCAGGACTGACCAGCCTCTACGACAGATACTGGTGCGGCCCGAGGCCTCCGGACGCCTCACTAAGTGGGCCGTTGAGTTGGGGGAGTACGACTTGTCGTATGAGCCGCGCACCGCCATAAAAGCTCAAGCCTTAGCCgacttcttggccgagctcacCTTCACGGAAGGTCGAGAGTCCACCTCCGCCATTGCCGAAGTGTCCACCTCACACTTATGGACGTTGTATGTGGACGGATCCTCTAATGGAGATGGCAGCGGAGCAGGACTGCTCCTGGAGGGCCCCCAAGGAGAAGTGTGCTCGTACGCCCTACGCTTTGGCTTCTCGGCCACCAACAATGAGGCCGAGTATGAGGCCTTGATCGCGGGGCTCCAACTAGCCCGCAGGCTCGGCGCGCAGCAGATCCACGTCCGCAGCGACTCCCAACTCGTAGTCTGCCAAGTCCTTGGTGAGTATGAGGCCAAGGACGAAACCATGCAACGGTATCTATCCAAAGTCCACCAACTTATCGCATACTTCGAATCTTTCGAAGTACAACGAATCCCCCGCTCCCAGAATAGGCGGGCCGACGCCCTATCCCGGTTGGCATCCACCTCATTCTCTGACCTCAACAAGACCGTTTTGGTAGAAGTATTGAGCGAGCCGGCGTACATGGAAGAGGTGGCCTGCCCCGTGAACACGGGAGAGACATGGATGAGCTCATTCATCCTTTTCTTAGGGCAGGGAGTCCTCCCCGAGGACCGAGCCGAGGCGAGAAAGATACAGCGCAAAGTAGCCCGGTACGCCCTCCGCGATGGAGAACTGTATAAACGATCATACCTTGGCCCATGGCTGAAGTGCGTTACACCCGAGGCAGGACGCCAGATCCTCCATGAAATACACGAAGGCCTATGCGGGGCTCACGTCGGCCATAGGATGTTAGCCAGGAAAGCCTTACTTCTAGGGTATTTCTGGCCCTCGGTTCGACAAGATGCCCAAAATCTCGTTCTCAGCTGCCCATCCTGCCAA ATCATCATCTCGGACAATGGGAGACAGTTTGCTGAGAACCCCTTCAAGACATGGTGCGAGAACCTCGGCATCAAACAACACTTCACTTCGGTCGGCCACCCCCAGGCCAATGGTCAGGCAGAAAATTTCAACCGAACTCTCTTGCATGGCCTCAAGACCCGACTACACCGAGCCGGATCATCTTGGGTAGAAGAACTCCCCAGTGTCCTGTGGTCATATCGGACCACGCCGAGGTCGTCCACGCAAGAGACACCCTTCTCTTTGACCTATGGGGCCGAGGCCGTCATCCCTGCTGAGATCCTTACACCCAGTCCTCGGCTAACAGCCTATGTAGCCGAGGTGAATGGAGAAGAGAGGCAGTTAGATCTCGACCTCATCGATGAGAGAAGGGACACTGCCTCAGCTCGGGTGGCAACCTACAAGAACAACCTGGCCCACTACTACAATGCCCGCGTCAAGCATCGGCGATTCCGGCCAGGAGACTTGGTGCTTAGAAAAAACTCGGTTAGCCGAGCTGAGCCGCAAGGCAAATTGGGCCCGAAATGGGAAGGCCCTTACCGAGTTGTGAAGTCTAGCCTAAGTGGCTATTGTAAATTAAGTTACCGAGATGGCTCTCTAGTACCGCGAACTTGGCACGCCGAAAACCTCAGGCTGTattatgtttga